A part of Liolophura sinensis isolate JHLJ2023 chromosome 1, CUHK_Ljap_v2, whole genome shotgun sequence genomic DNA contains:
- the LOC135477502 gene encoding neuronal acetylcholine receptor subunit alpha-2-like, with protein sequence MLSSQMTGWANYFVVILHMTLVYEVRASHEKRLIRDLLKLYKNAGRVGRPVNDSNEGIDVEYGLSMIQILDLDERNQVLTTNVWGNYKWRDILLTWNPVDYGNVTTVRVPTSKIWLPDIKLYNYADTRLQELREALAVVYSDGTVMWIPQGIYKSSCSIDITHFPFDEQRCKMKFGSWTYDGAKLDVHFYDNGTGFDFGDYIESNEWDIKEFTAKKNIKKYNCCPEIYPDLTFSMVLKRKVAFYNYILILPCVLLSSLTLVLFWLPPESPAKMQLGMNIFVAFFVLLLLLAESTPPAATSIPLIGAYYCLNMILITLSTFLSVVVVNLYFHGNRSKVPRILKMIMIDFMARVMCMRSQVISLTADTFESTRLLSKTVKERSKQFREIKYDKVGSVDAHREDSPSWRVLTNGSVRTEMDTFLDKHQNMSSLVNLESEVREVKRHIQVMTDRIAEKDFNDKIGKEWKIVALVLDRMFFILYFCCIIVSIFTIFPKATFW encoded by the exons TTTACGAGGTGCGCGCCTCTCACGAAAAGCGGCTCATCAGAGACTTACTCAAATTGTACAAGAACGCAGGTCGCGTGGGTCGTCCAGTGAATGACAGCAATGAAGGGATAGACGTGGAGTATGGCTTATCTATGATACAGATTCTTGATCTGGATGAACGCAACCAAGTCCTCACCACGAATGTCTGGGGCAACTAC AAATGGAGGGACATTTTACTGACCTGGAATCCAGTGGACTATGGAAATGTGACAACTGTCCGTGTTCCGACTTCAAAAATTTGGCTTCCAGATATAAAGTTGTATAATTA TGCTGACACACGACTACAGGAGCTCCGAGAGGCCTTGGCCGTAGTGTATAGCGACGGTACCGTTATGTGGATCCCCCAAGGAATCTATAAGAGTTCCTGCTCTATAGACATCACACACTTCCCCTTTGACGAACAACGATGTAAGATGAAGTTTGGATCTTGGACCTACGATGGCGCTAAACTGGACGTCCACTTTTATGACAACGGGACGGGCTTTGATTTCGGGGACTATATAGAGAGCAATGAATGGGACATCAAGGAGTTTACTGCcaagaaaaacatcaaaaaatacAACTGTTGTCCGGAGATTTACCCGGACTTGACCTTTTCAATGGTCCTAAAACGAAAGGTGGCTTTCTATAACTACATTCTGATTCTGCCTTGTGTTCTCCTTTCTTCTTTGACGCTCGTGCTCTTTTGGCTGCCTCCGGAATCCCCGGCTAAGATGCAACTGg GTATGAACATTTTCGTGGCGTTCTTTGTGCTTCTGCTTCTCTTGGCTGAATCAACGCCTCCTGCGGCTACTTCTATTCCGCTTATAG GGGCGTACTACTGCCTGAACATGATACTGATAACGCTATCCACTTTCCTctccgttgttgttgtaaacctCTACTTTCATGGGAATCGATCTAAAGTGCCCAGGATTCTGAAAATG ATTATGATTGATTTCATGGCTCGTGTGATGTGTATGAGAAGCCAGGTGATCTCGCTCACGGCCGACACGTTTGAGAGCACGAGACTATTGTCTAAGACGGTGAAGGAACGGAGCAAGCAGTTCCGGGAGATCAAGTATGACAAAGTTGGCTCCGTGGATGCGCATCGGGAGGACTCACCGAGCTGGAGGGTGCTGACTAACGGCAGTGTCCGCACGGAGATGGACACGTTCCTGGACAAACACCAGAACATGTCCTCCCTGGTCAACCTCGAGTCGGAAGTCCGAGAGGTCAAACGTCACATCCAGGTTATGACAGACAGAATCGCAGAAAAGGATTTCAATGATAAAATCGGCAAGGAATGGAAAATTGTAGCTCTTGTTTTGGACAGGATGTTTTTCAttctgtatttctgttgtaTTATTGTGTCAATCTTCACGATTTTCCCGAAGGCCACGTTCTGGTGA